A portion of the Bacteroidales bacterium genome contains these proteins:
- a CDS encoding HAMP domain-containing histidine kinase — protein sequence MTNQLSDSELLAELKQRFEENKKALEDLKNLNEELIQVNKKLEESESLKSHFVSNITNEIINPFTSILGLSKAILSVDKENWKRVFSMIALIHEEAFSLDFQFRNIFVAAKIEAGDIYPEIFTVDVNNLLDSVLESFKYEAKKKKLIFKVQHQEGPDETKSFVFKTDPEKLKLILSNLTRNAINFSFENNQIDIKIWVAENDLKIYVKDYGIGISKENHAIIFDRFNRLDSGINSINRGHGLGLSVSKALIDMLKGRIEVDSEIEKGACFTIVIPESDARSEGFASDANETFFSDVEEF from the coding sequence ATGACTAATCAACTATCCGACAGTGAGTTATTGGCTGAACTTAAGCAGCGATTTGAGGAAAATAAAAAAGCTCTCGAGGATTTAAAAAACCTTAACGAAGAGCTAATTCAGGTAAATAAAAAGCTTGAAGAGTCAGAATCGCTAAAAAGTCACTTTGTTTCAAACATAACCAACGAGATTATTAATCCTTTCACCTCAATTCTTGGATTGTCTAAAGCAATTCTTTCTGTTGATAAAGAGAATTGGAAAAGAGTTTTTTCGATGATTGCACTCATTCATGAGGAAGCTTTTAGCCTCGATTTTCAATTCCGAAACATATTTGTTGCGGCAAAGATTGAAGCTGGTGATATTTACCCGGAAATTTTTACTGTAGATGTTAATAACCTTTTAGATAGTGTTTTAGAATCATTTAAATATGAGGCAAAGAAAAAAAAGTTGATTTTTAAAGTTCAACACCAAGAAGGACCAGATGAAACTAAAAGTTTTGTATTTAAAACCGATCCAGAGAAATTGAAGCTTATACTTTCAAATTTAACCCGGAATGCAATCAACTTTAGTTTTGAGAATAATCAAATAGACATCAAAATTTGGGTAGCAGAAAATGATCTGAAAATATATGTAAAGGATTATGGTATCGGAATTTCAAAAGAAAATCATGCCATAATCTTTGATCGTTTCAATCGTCTCGATTCAGGGATTAACTCCATAAATAGGGGACATGGACTTGGATTATCTGTTTCTAAGGCTTTAATAGATATGCTTAAAGGTCGAATTGAGGTTGATAGCGAAATTGAGAAAGGAGCTTGCTTTACGATTGTAATACCTGAATCAGATGCTCGATCTGAAGGTTTTGCTTCCGATGCAAACGAGACTTTTTTTAGTGATGTTGAAGAGTTTTAG
- a CDS encoding chemotaxis protein CheR, which translates to MVEPLLNDIYKAELTLEDFNRLSSFIYHESGIKMPPIKKVMLQSRLQKRLKELRINSFKDYCNYVFSKEGSNNEIIHMLDVVSTNKTDFFREPTHFDFLTSTILPEYVSNLKINRNIKIWSAGCSSGEEPYTIAIVICEFLEKNPTFDFSILGTDISTKILQKAANAIYKEDRVACIPYSLKQKYLLRSKERISPTVKISPHLRGKVHFERLNFMDDYYNLKDKFDVVFCRNVLIYFDRETQEKVINKICLKINQGGYFFLGHSESILNMKVPLKQIKPTIFQKI; encoded by the coding sequence ATGGTTGAACCATTGCTAAATGATATATATAAAGCAGAGCTAACTCTAGAAGACTTTAATAGGTTGAGTAGTTTCATTTACCATGAAAGTGGTATCAAGATGCCACCTATTAAAAAGGTAATGCTTCAGAGTAGACTTCAGAAAAGATTGAAAGAATTGAGAATTAATTCTTTCAAAGATTATTGTAATTATGTTTTTAGTAAGGAGGGCTCAAATAATGAAATAATCCACATGCTTGATGTGGTAAGCACAAACAAAACAGATTTTTTTAGGGAGCCAACTCATTTTGATTTTCTCACATCAACAATTCTTCCGGAGTATGTAAGTAATTTAAAGATTAATAGGAATATCAAAATTTGGAGCGCAGGATGTTCTAGCGGTGAAGAACCTTATACTATTGCAATTGTTATATGTGAATTCTTAGAAAAGAATCCAACTTTTGATTTCTCAATTTTGGGAACAGATATTTCAACAAAAATTCTTCAGAAAGCAGCAAATGCTATCTATAAAGAGGATAGAGTAGCTTGTATTCCGTATTCTTTAAAACAAAAATACCTACTTCGTAGTAAAGAACGTATAAGTCCAACTGTAAAAATTTCGCCCCATTTAAGAGGCAAGGTTCATTTTGAACGACTAAACTTTATGGACGATTACTATAATTTGAAAGATAAATTTGACGTAGTTTTTTGCAGGAATGTACTAATATACTTTGATCGTGAAACTCAGGAGAAAGTTATTAATAAAATATGTCTAAAGATTAATCAAGGTGGATATTTTTTTCTTGGGCATTCAGAGTCTATTTTGAATATGAAAGTTCCTTTAAAACAGATTAAGCCAACTATATTTCAAAAGATCTAG